In the genome of Podospora pseudocomata strain CBS 415.72m chromosome 2 map unlocalized CBS415.72m_2.2, whole genome shotgun sequence, one region contains:
- the YAH1 gene encoding mitochondrial matrix iron-sulfur protein (EggNog:ENOG503P2DF; COG:C), with translation MSTQRVFASVLPRLRVASSKNATTSLAQQAQQLRCYSRPTATLRPSGPARSSVLSSAAASAPRRVCVPATSSAQPRTLSTSASLFHGHVDTPKPGEELWVTFIDKEGVETKIAVCKGDNLLDIAQAHDLEMEGACGGSCACSTCHVIVEDPDYYDKMPEPDDDENDMLDLAFGLTETSRLGCQVIMTPELDGLRVKLPSMTRNLQSSDFN, from the exons ATGTCGACTCAAAGAGTTTTTGCCAGCGTCCTCCCGAGACTAAGGGTTGCCTCCAGCAAGAATGCGACAACTTCCCTTGCACAACAGGCACAACAGCTCCGGTGCTACAGCAGGCCGACCGCCACCTTGAGACCTTCCGGTCCGGCCCGGTCCTCGGtgctctcctccgccgctgCCTCCGCCCCTCGCCGTGTATGTGTACCGGCCACATCCTCCGCTCAACCTCGCACCTTGTCCACCTCAGCCTCACTTTTCCATGGTCACGTCGACACCCCAAAGCCAGGTGAAGA GCTTTGGGTAACCTTCATCGAcaaggagggtgttgagacTAAGATTGCCGTTTGCAAGGGCGACAACCTCTTGGATATTGCCCAGGCTCATGatttggagatggagggtgcCTGTGGCGGTTCCTGCGCCTGCTCGACATGCCACGTCATTGTTGAGGACCCTGACTACTACGACAAGATGCCCGAgccggatgatgatgagaacgACATGCTCGATCTTGCCTTCGGTCTTACTGAGACCAGTCGGCTGGGCTGCCAGGTCATCATGACTCCCGAGCTGGATGGCCTCCGGGTCAAGCTCCCCTCCATGACAAGGAACCTTCAGTCGAGCGACTTCAACTAA